From a single Candidatus Dependentiae bacterium genomic region:
- the rnpA gene encoding ribonuclease P protein component has product MQNASKNLSKFKKKELDHFFNTAKCKKKNQAFTFLIAPATLDFGRILIIASRKYGNSPERNLLKRRLKAIYWEEKLYEKMTNLIVIARPAGKKYDFTGLKELLLSLF; this is encoded by the coding sequence ATGCAAAACGCATCAAAAAATCTCTCAAAATTCAAAAAGAAAGAGCTTGATCACTTCTTTAACACCGCAAAGTGTAAAAAAAAGAATCAAGCTTTTACTTTTTTGATAGCCCCTGCGACCTTAGACTTTGGTCGTATTTTAATAATTGCATCAAGAAAATATGGCAACTCCCCAGAGCGCAACCTTTTAAAGCGTCGGCTTAAGGCTATTTATTGGGAAGAAAAGCTCTATGAAAAAATGACTAATTTAATTGTTATTGCTCGTCCAGCTGGGAAAAAATATGATTTTACAGGGCTTAAAGAATTACTACTCAGCCTTTTCTAG
- the rpmH gene encoding 50S ribosomal protein L34 yields MSVTFFRKSRVKRNRKHGFLKRMSTKDGRTIIRRRRAKGRTRLAVHAA; encoded by the coding sequence ATGTCAGTAACATTTTTTAGAAAAAGTCGCGTTAAACGTAACAGAAAACATGGTTTCTTAAAACGGATGTCAACAAAAGACGGTCGTACAATTATCCGACGTCGTCGCGCAAAAGGTAGAACTCGCCTAGCAGTTCACGCAGCGTAG
- the trxB gene encoding thioredoxin-disulfide reductase yields MENTTPSKTHSLVIIGAGPAGLTAGIYAARANLNPVIIEGPKPGGQLMGTTDIENWPGNGSISGPSLMINMAEHAKKFNVKTISGSVTSVDLSKKPFSMTIDGKNQIQAHSIIIATGATPNKLNCPGEQEFWGKGVSTCAVCDGAFYRNQEVVVVGGGDSSMESASFLHRNGNNVTIVHISDKLTASHAMQARVLSNNSGNASLESIKPGFKIIYNSTVTSVNGSGGKITSLTITNQQTQDTQELQADAMFLAIGLKPNTTMFEDQIDRTHIGHIKVHDLVKTSVPGVFAAGDVQDPKYRQAIVSAGFGCIASLEAERYLADQNLE; encoded by the coding sequence ATGGAAAACACAACACCATCGAAAACACACTCTCTTGTTATCATAGGGGCTGGCCCAGCTGGTTTAACTGCTGGAATTTATGCTGCTCGTGCAAATTTAAACCCCGTCATAATTGAAGGCCCAAAGCCCGGCGGACAACTGATGGGAACAACCGATATTGAAAACTGGCCAGGAAACGGTTCTATTTCAGGACCAAGCCTCATGATAAATATGGCAGAACATGCAAAAAAATTTAATGTTAAAACAATATCAGGCTCTGTTACATCCGTTGATCTTTCTAAAAAACCTTTCTCAATGACCATCGATGGCAAAAATCAAATACAAGCGCATAGCATTATCATTGCTACTGGAGCTACCCCAAACAAGCTTAACTGCCCAGGTGAGCAGGAATTTTGGGGCAAAGGAGTATCTACATGCGCTGTCTGCGATGGAGCATTTTATAGAAACCAGGAAGTGGTAGTTGTTGGAGGCGGAGACTCAAGCATGGAAAGTGCTTCATTTTTACATAGAAATGGAAACAACGTAACAATTGTACACATTTCAGATAAGCTTACCGCGTCACATGCTATGCAAGCTCGAGTGCTCAGCAACAACTCTGGAAACGCCTCACTTGAATCTATCAAGCCTGGATTTAAAATTATTTATAACAGTACCGTTACGAGCGTTAATGGATCTGGTGGCAAAATAACCAGCCTTACAATTACCAATCAACAAACACAAGATACCCAAGAATTACAAGCTGATGCTATGTTTTTAGCAATTGGACTTAAGCCAAATACGACAATGTTTGAAGATCAAATTGACAGAACTCACATTGGCCATATAAAAGTGCACGATTTAGTTAAGACTTCAGTGCCTGGCGTATTTGCGGCAGGTGATGTGCAAGATCCAAAATACCGCCAAGCAATTGTTTCTGCTGGTTTTGGGTGCATTGCCTCACTTGAAGCAGAAAGATATTTAGCTGACCAAAACCTTGAGTAA
- a CDS encoding trigger factor, which produces MVQSDNVSCQVNQQPLSNNCLFTVSVPSKITESFFQLAAQSQQSTTQSIGFKRGSAPISYIQEHFKAPIVSHLKDLGLKFFGINNLMQSIRQQKIIIVGTPQLTNIQIDNDGNAQYSFEGHTPKELYMQSWKYLPFKPTPRKRYRDIDKQVTSFLQEEEAIQSRYKPENGIAVGDWVCFTAWIIDKNNKAVFDKHTSPIWLKIGDEEPDVLFQTLFLGKHVNERIVTDNPSLQNYFCEASNSHYTYVIEIQDIVPYGSFSFDNFKQYFKIKTQKDLLIKITEVFSFNNDISQRRSISHEALKLIIKKNHIVLPDAAIIEQKKLILTDLKFKPDFIIYKQDPNFDTNVTNMAKRQLLDSVVAEFVGYQDNISVSNQDMKAILHITQRPRLKDFLYFPFIKTQLDGQEYPIESESLYKFCLKEKSINHIIHHLTKK; this is translated from the coding sequence ATGGTACAAAGCGATAACGTTTCTTGTCAGGTTAATCAACAACCCTTAAGTAACAATTGTCTTTTCACAGTATCAGTTCCATCAAAAATTACAGAATCGTTTTTTCAACTAGCAGCACAATCACAACAAAGCACAACACAATCTATTGGATTTAAACGAGGTTCAGCACCAATTTCTTATATCCAAGAACATTTCAAAGCCCCAATCGTCAGTCATCTGAAAGATCTGGGGCTTAAATTTTTTGGTATAAATAATTTAATGCAAAGCATTCGTCAACAAAAAATTATTATTGTTGGAACGCCACAACTTACAAACATTCAAATAGATAATGATGGAAACGCTCAATATAGCTTTGAGGGGCATACGCCTAAAGAACTTTACATGCAAAGTTGGAAATATCTTCCATTTAAACCAACACCACGAAAAAGATATAGAGATATTGATAAACAAGTAACTTCTTTTCTTCAAGAAGAAGAAGCTATCCAAAGTCGATACAAACCTGAAAATGGAATTGCTGTCGGAGACTGGGTCTGTTTTACCGCATGGATTATCGATAAAAACAACAAAGCAGTATTTGATAAACATACCTCACCAATCTGGTTAAAAATCGGCGATGAAGAACCAGATGTTCTTTTTCAGACTTTATTCTTAGGAAAACATGTCAATGAGCGAATAGTTACCGATAATCCAAGCCTTCAAAATTACTTCTGCGAAGCCTCAAATTCTCATTATACATATGTAATTGAGATACAAGACATTGTTCCCTATGGGTCATTTTCATTTGATAATTTTAAACAATATTTTAAAATCAAAACCCAAAAAGATTTACTTATAAAAATCACGGAAGTGTTTTCGTTTAACAATGACATTTCTCAGCGTCGCTCTATTAGCCACGAAGCATTAAAACTGATTATTAAAAAAAATCATATCGTTTTACCAGACGCTGCAATAATTGAACAAAAAAAACTTATTTTAACAGACTTAAAATTCAAACCTGACTTTATTATTTATAAACAGGATCCAAACTTTGACACGAACGTTACAAATATGGCAAAAAGACAGCTTCTTGATAGCGTTGTTGCAGAATTCGTTGGATACCAAGATAATATCTCGGTAAGCAATCAAGACATGAAAGCTATTTTACACATCACCCAAAGGCCAAGATTAAAAGATTTTTTATATTTTCCATTTATAAAAACACAGCTTGATGGTCAAGAATACCCTATTGAAAGCGAAAGCTTATATAAATTTTGCCTAAAAGAAAAATCAATTAACCATATAATTCATCATTTAACTAAAAAGTAA
- the frr gene encoding ribosome recycling factor produces MTPIIIEEGNLKSFEKPVCAEMDKSFAHFEKELTGIRTGKAHISMIEDLKVECYGGSVMNLREVASLASPDANILTVQPWDKGILLDIERSLASSHLGVSPIIDGDIIRLELPRMTTTRRDELAKLVGKKIEDSKIDIRNVRKDVVNMIKDAQKSKKISEDFEKRLNKTLQDFTDKYVEKIDATGEKKKNELKSL; encoded by the coding sequence ATGACACCTATTATTATTGAAGAAGGTAATTTAAAATCCTTTGAAAAACCTGTATGTGCAGAAATGGACAAATCGTTTGCTCATTTTGAAAAAGAACTAACAGGAATAAGAACTGGCAAAGCACACATCAGCATGATCGAAGATCTCAAAGTTGAATGTTATGGCGGAAGCGTTATGAATCTTAGAGAAGTTGCTTCTCTTGCATCACCAGACGCTAACATTTTAACGGTACAACCATGGGACAAAGGTATTTTGTTAGATATTGAAAGGTCTCTCGCATCGTCACATCTTGGCGTAAGTCCTATCATTGATGGTGATATTATCAGACTTGAGCTTCCTCGCATGACAACTACTCGTCGTGATGAGCTTGCAAAACTAGTTGGCAAAAAAATCGAAGATAGCAAAATTGACATTAGAAACGTCAGAAAAGATGTTGTAAACATGATCAAAGATGCTCAAAAAAGCAAAAAAATATCTGAAGACTTTGAAAAACGTTTGAACAAAACACTTCAAGATTTTACTGATAAATATGTTGAAAAAATTGATGCAACTGGTGAAAAGAAAAAAAATGAGCTAAAGTCTCTGTAA
- the tsf gene encoding translation elongation factor Ts — protein sequence MTKVSLESIQKLRNMTGLGMLDCKKALEEANGDIEKSIELLRKRGTALADKRADKETSQGVIVSYIHPGDQMAVLVELNCETDFVARTEAVKAVAKDIAMHIAAMKPQYVSPDQVDAAFIEKEKDIAIELLKSQGKPAAMIEKIIEGKMSKIASDVSLLKQQFVKDEAKTIEELLKELSAKTGENIKIKRFARFEIGA from the coding sequence ATGACAAAAGTATCACTAGAATCAATACAAAAATTACGCAACATGACTGGCCTTGGTATGCTTGATTGCAAAAAAGCCTTAGAAGAAGCAAATGGCGACATTGAAAAATCAATCGAACTTCTAAGAAAACGCGGCACAGCCCTTGCTGATAAACGAGCTGACAAAGAAACTTCTCAAGGTGTTATCGTTTCATACATTCACCCTGGTGATCAAATGGCCGTTTTGGTTGAGCTCAATTGCGAAACTGATTTCGTCGCTAGAACTGAAGCTGTTAAAGCTGTAGCAAAAGACATTGCGATGCACATTGCAGCAATGAAACCGCAATACGTATCACCTGATCAAGTTGATGCTGCATTTATAGAAAAAGAAAAAGACATCGCTATCGAACTATTGAAGTCTCAAGGCAAACCTGCTGCTATGATTGAAAAAATCATTGAAGGTAAAATGTCAAAAATTGCAAGCGATGTTTCTTTATTAAAACAACAATTTGTAAAAGATGAAGCTAAAACAATTGAAGAATTGCTTAAAGAATTATCTGCAAAAACTGGCGAAAATATTAAAATTAAACGATTTGCACGCTTTGAAATTGGCGCGTAG